In one window of Burkholderia cenocepacia DNA:
- a CDS encoding NADPH:quinone oxidoreductase family protein has translation MKALLCTAFGPIDRLRIEDVAIPEPAAGQVRIQVKAASLNFPDALIVQGLYQVKPALPFSPGAEFAGVIDAVGEGVTAWRPGDSVMAFTGHGGFAQQCVADARQLAALPPGMTFEQGAALVLAYGTSLHALQQRARLQAGETLLVLGAAGGVGIAAIEIAKALGARVIAAASSADKLALCREAGADEAIDYATEDLRRRVDELTGGRGADVVYDPVGGAYSEAALRATAWRGRFLVVGFAAGEIPKIALNLALLKERDILGVFWGDAVRRDPAQHAANMRLLAEWFAAGKVRPAITERVSLDGAADAIARMANRQVKGKVVIFPDA, from the coding sequence ATGAAAGCCCTGTTGTGTACCGCATTCGGCCCGATCGACCGCTTGCGCATCGAGGACGTCGCGATTCCCGAACCGGCTGCCGGGCAGGTCCGGATTCAGGTGAAGGCGGCCTCGCTCAATTTTCCCGACGCGCTGATCGTCCAGGGGTTGTATCAGGTGAAACCGGCGCTGCCGTTTTCGCCGGGCGCCGAATTTGCCGGCGTGATCGACGCGGTCGGCGAGGGCGTCACCGCGTGGCGGCCCGGCGATTCGGTGATGGCGTTTACCGGGCACGGCGGGTTCGCGCAGCAGTGCGTGGCCGATGCGCGGCAGCTCGCCGCGCTGCCTCCCGGCATGACGTTCGAGCAGGGCGCGGCGCTCGTGCTCGCCTACGGCACGTCGCTGCACGCGTTGCAACAGCGTGCGCGCCTGCAGGCGGGCGAGACGCTGCTCGTGCTGGGCGCGGCCGGCGGCGTCGGGATCGCCGCGATCGAGATCGCGAAGGCGCTCGGTGCGCGCGTGATCGCGGCGGCGTCGAGCGCGGACAAGCTCGCGCTGTGCCGCGAAGCGGGCGCCGACGAGGCGATCGACTATGCGACCGAAGACCTGCGCCGCCGCGTCGACGAACTGACCGGCGGGCGCGGCGCCGACGTCGTCTACGATCCGGTGGGCGGCGCGTACAGCGAAGCGGCGCTGCGCGCGACCGCGTGGCGCGGCCGGTTCCTCGTGGTCGGTTTCGCGGCCGGCGAGATTCCGAAGATTGCGTTGAACCTTGCGCTGCTGAAGGAGCGCGACATTCTCGGCGTGTTCTGGGGCGATGCGGTGCGGCGCGACCCGGCACAGCATGCCGCGAACATGCGGCTGCTCGCCGAATGGTTCGCAGCCGGCAAGGTGCGGCCCGCGATCACCGAGCGCGTGTCGCTGGACGGCGCGGCCGACGCGATCGCGCGGATGGCCAACCGGCAGGTGAAGGGCAAGGTGGTGATTTTTCCGGACGCTTGA
- a CDS encoding PadR family transcriptional regulator — MSLPHALLTALAERPGSGSELADRFDRSIGYFWQATHQQIYRELGRLEEMGWIESLPAESGRGRKRAYRILPAGKKELRRWIAEPEDPTPLREALMVRLRAEAVLGPAGLEHEIRRRIALHQEKLDLYLQIEARDFVAPGDPATGDPAAADSRTKRLQHLVLQAGIANERFWVEFSQHALETLRLPKD, encoded by the coding sequence ATGTCCCTGCCGCACGCGCTTCTCACCGCCCTCGCCGAACGCCCCGGTTCGGGGTCCGAGCTCGCCGATCGCTTCGATCGTTCGATCGGCTATTTCTGGCAGGCGACGCACCAGCAGATTTATCGCGAACTCGGGCGTCTCGAGGAAATGGGCTGGATCGAATCGCTGCCCGCCGAGTCCGGTCGCGGCCGCAAGCGCGCGTACCGGATCCTGCCGGCCGGCAAGAAGGAATTGCGCCGCTGGATCGCCGAGCCGGAAGATCCGACGCCGCTGCGCGAAGCGTTGATGGTGCGCCTGCGCGCGGAAGCCGTGCTCGGGCCGGCCGGCCTCGAGCACGAGATCCGGCGGCGCATCGCGCTGCATCAGGAAAAGCTGGACTTGTATCTGCAGATCGAGGCGCGTGATTTTGTGGCGCCCGGCGATCCGGCGACCGGCGATCCGGCGGCCGCCGATTCACGCACGAAGCGCCTGCAGCATCTGGTGCTGCAGGCCGGCATCGCGAACGAGCGGTTCTGGGTCGAGTTTTCGCAGCATGCGCTCGAGACGCTGCGCCTGCCGAAAGATTGA
- a CDS encoding FAD-dependent oxidoreductase: MASRYPHLTTPLELGFTSLRNRVLMGSMHVGLEEAPNGFDRMAAFYAERARGEAGLIVTGGFAPNERGRPAPGGAMLTTEAEAERHRVVTRAVHAEGGRIALQILHFGRYAYHPALAAPSALKAPINPFTPHALTSDEVDETIADFVRCAALAQHAGYDGVEIMGSEGYLINEFIAARTNHRDDAWGGAYENRIRFAVEIVRRVRERVGTNFIVIYRLSMLDLVEGGSTLDEVIRLAQAIEAAGATILNTGIGWHEARIPTIATKVPRAAYAWVTRQLMGKVGIPLVATNRINTPEVAEQLLADGYCDMVSMARPFLADAEFVRKAREGRADEINTCIGCNQACLDHTFSGRITSCLVNPRACHETELVIQPAPRRKRIAVVGAGPAGLGFAVTAAERGHAVTLYEAGAEIGGQFNIAKKVPGKEEFNETLRYFRRQIELRGIALHVNTRATAEMLLQGEFDEVVIATGIVPRTPPIDGIGHPKALGYLDVLRDDKAVGRSVAIVGAGGIGFDVAEYLVHRDAGERVDADRFFSEWGVDRSYANAGGLGVARPEPAARHVHLLQRKASKVGDGLGKTTGWIHRTALKARGVGMSSAVTYRRIDDEGLHVTIDGVEQMLPVDNVVICAGQEPSRELAEQLQAAGCRVHLIGGACEAAELDAKRAIHQGTTLAATL, from the coding sequence ATGGCTTCCCGTTATCCGCATTTGACGACCCCGCTCGAACTCGGCTTCACGTCGCTCCGGAACCGCGTGTTGATGGGGTCGATGCACGTCGGCCTCGAGGAGGCGCCGAACGGCTTCGATCGGATGGCCGCGTTCTATGCGGAGCGCGCGCGCGGCGAGGCCGGCCTGATCGTCACGGGCGGCTTCGCGCCGAACGAGCGCGGCCGTCCGGCGCCGGGCGGCGCGATGCTGACGACCGAAGCGGAAGCCGAACGCCATCGTGTCGTGACGCGCGCGGTGCACGCGGAGGGCGGCAGGATCGCGTTGCAGATCCTGCATTTCGGGCGTTACGCGTATCACCCGGCGCTCGCGGCGCCGAGCGCGCTGAAGGCGCCGATCAACCCGTTCACGCCGCATGCGTTGACGAGCGACGAGGTCGACGAGACGATCGCCGATTTCGTGCGATGCGCGGCGCTCGCGCAGCATGCGGGCTACGACGGCGTCGAGATCATGGGGTCCGAGGGCTACCTGATCAACGAATTCATCGCCGCACGCACGAACCATCGCGACGATGCATGGGGCGGCGCGTACGAGAACCGCATCCGCTTCGCGGTCGAGATCGTGCGGCGGGTGCGCGAGCGTGTCGGCACGAACTTCATCGTCATCTACCGGCTGTCGATGCTCGATCTCGTCGAAGGCGGCTCGACGCTCGACGAGGTGATCCGGCTCGCGCAGGCGATCGAGGCGGCCGGCGCGACGATCCTCAATACCGGCATCGGCTGGCACGAGGCGCGCATTCCGACCATCGCGACCAAGGTGCCGCGCGCCGCGTATGCGTGGGTGACGCGGCAACTGATGGGCAAGGTCGGGATCCCGCTTGTCGCGACCAACCGGATCAACACGCCGGAAGTCGCCGAGCAACTGCTCGCCGACGGCTATTGCGACATGGTGTCGATGGCGCGGCCGTTTCTCGCCGATGCCGAGTTCGTCCGCAAGGCGCGGGAAGGGCGCGCGGACGAAATCAACACGTGCATCGGTTGCAACCAGGCGTGCCTCGACCATACGTTCAGCGGCAGGATCACGTCGTGCCTCGTGAATCCGCGTGCGTGTCATGAAACCGAGCTCGTGATCCAGCCCGCGCCGCGCCGCAAGCGGATCGCGGTGGTCGGCGCCGGGCCGGCGGGCCTCGGCTTCGCGGTCACGGCGGCCGAACGCGGTCATGCGGTCACGCTGTACGAAGCGGGCGCCGAGATCGGCGGCCAGTTCAACATCGCGAAGAAGGTGCCGGGCAAGGAAGAGTTCAACGAGACGCTGCGCTATTTCCGCCGGCAGATCGAATTGCGCGGCATCGCGCTGCACGTCAACACGCGTGCGACCGCCGAGATGCTGCTGCAGGGCGAATTCGACGAGGTGGTGATCGCGACGGGCATCGTGCCGCGCACGCCGCCGATCGACGGCATCGGGCATCCGAAAGCGCTCGGCTATCTCGACGTGCTGCGCGACGACAAGGCCGTGGGCCGCAGCGTCGCGATCGTCGGCGCGGGCGGCATCGGCTTCGACGTCGCCGAATATCTCGTTCATCGCGACGCTGGCGAACGTGTCGACGCTGACCGGTTCTTCAGCGAATGGGGTGTCGACCGGTCGTATGCGAATGCCGGCGGGCTGGGTGTCGCGCGGCCCGAGCCGGCGGCGCGGCACGTACATCTGCTGCAGCGCAAGGCGTCGAAGGTCGGCGACGGGCTCGGCAAGACCACCGGATGGATTCACCGTACGGCGCTGAAGGCGCGCGGCGTCGGGATGTCGTCGGCGGTCACGTACCGGCGCATCGACGATGAAGGTCTTCACGTGACGATCGACGGCGTCGAGCAGATGCTGCCGGTGGACAACGTGGTGATCTGCGCGGGGCAGGAGCCGTCGCGCGAGCTGGCGGAGCAACTGCAGGCAGCCGGATGCCGCGTGCATCTGATCGGCGGCGCATGCGAGGCCGCCGAGCTCGATGCGAAGCGCGCGATTCACCAGGGCACGACGCTGGCCGCGACCCTTTGA
- a CDS encoding nuclear transport factor 2 family protein yields the protein MTHSPLNVHPAVAKSLDAWHAMVERKDFGTLESIVHPDATFRSPMAFKPYGPAPALLMALRTVITILENFTYHRQFATDDGKSVVLEFGATIGDKALKGIDMIRFDDDGRIVDFEVMIRPFNALQALGAEMGARLGQQLPAFKTGG from the coding sequence ATGACGCACTCGCCGCTGAATGTTCATCCTGCCGTCGCGAAATCGCTCGACGCATGGCACGCGATGGTCGAACGCAAGGATTTCGGCACGCTGGAATCGATCGTCCATCCGGACGCCACGTTCCGTTCGCCGATGGCGTTCAAGCCGTACGGGCCGGCACCCGCGCTGCTGATGGCGCTGCGCACGGTGATCACGATCCTCGAGAACTTCACGTATCACCGCCAGTTCGCGACCGACGACGGCAAGAGCGTCGTACTGGAGTTCGGCGCGACCATCGGCGACAAGGCGTTGAAGGGAATCGACATGATCCGCTTCGACGACGACGGCCGGATCGTCGACTTCGAGGTGATGATCCGGCCGTTCAATGCGCTGCAGGCGCTCGGCGCGGAGATGGGCGCGCGGCTCGGGCAGCAGTTGCCGGCGTTCAAGACCGGCGGTTGA
- a CDS encoding TonB-dependent receptor: MATTGALAAEAAASAPDDRHALPAINVTASSAPADPLTQPLETGSRLGLASLDTPASVETVTADTIDARGDRTVLDAVTRTAGFASAIAPGTGGTALSVRGFSGQESVMTLLDGVRLMPAAGTITFPFDTWSVARIEVLRGPASVLYGEGAIGGVVNVVPKRPQRTRETTLQAGVGPDGAKRFAFDTTGALGPRLSYRFYASDARANGLAERADTHTTAIGGALTFDVSPQLTLTLDYDYGRQMPATYYGVPAPHGVLDPSLRKLNYTVGDATISYYDQWTRLSASYRPAPGVTISNQLYYLTSNRHWRNAESYVLDPATGRVTRGDYLDIGHHQRQIGDRLSARFDGMLFGRANRFVVGTEFSQITFSGTNNSPYGGETTVPAHGFDPGVFTSPDPTVPQFSTRARQAAVFAENRLEVLPRLAWVSGLRYDHIAFSREQAETGAGFDKRFANVGWRTGVVFDIAPTFTAYAQYTTGAEGVGSLVTLSASQMNVRLATGEQWEAGLKQTLLDGRAYWTFAVYDITKRNLLSTDPFNPALRQQVGRQSSRGVELTGGARLPHGWTIEANVALLRARYDAFNQTVGGATVSRAGNVPSSVPQQTANLWLGWAFAERWHVNAGVRYVGATYGDDANRVQVPSYTVFDASLRWQPTSRTELALYLRNLANRTYAVTTSNGGEQWLLGPSRSAELVATMRF; the protein is encoded by the coding sequence ATGGCCACCACCGGCGCGCTGGCCGCCGAAGCTGCGGCGTCGGCGCCGGATGACCGGCACGCGCTGCCGGCGATCAACGTCACCGCGTCGTCCGCGCCGGCCGATCCGCTGACGCAACCGCTCGAAACGGGCTCGCGGCTCGGGCTTGCCAGTCTCGACACGCCCGCGAGCGTCGAAACCGTCACGGCCGACACGATCGACGCACGCGGCGATCGCACGGTGCTCGACGCGGTCACGCGCACGGCCGGCTTTGCGAGCGCGATCGCACCGGGCACCGGCGGCACCGCACTGAGCGTGCGCGGCTTCAGCGGGCAGGAATCGGTGATGACGCTGCTTGACGGCGTGCGGCTGATGCCGGCGGCCGGCACGATCACGTTTCCGTTCGACACGTGGTCGGTCGCGCGCATCGAGGTGCTGCGCGGCCCGGCATCGGTGCTGTACGGCGAAGGGGCGATCGGCGGAGTCGTGAACGTGGTGCCGAAGCGGCCGCAGCGCACGCGCGAGACGACGCTGCAGGCGGGCGTCGGCCCCGACGGCGCGAAGCGCTTCGCGTTCGATACGACGGGCGCGCTCGGCCCGCGGCTGTCGTACCGCTTCTACGCAAGCGATGCGCGTGCGAACGGTCTCGCCGAGCGGGCCGACACGCATACGACGGCCATCGGCGGCGCGCTGACGTTCGACGTGAGCCCGCAGCTCACGCTGACGCTCGACTACGACTACGGGCGTCAGATGCCGGCGACCTACTATGGCGTGCCGGCGCCGCACGGCGTGCTCGATCCGTCGCTGCGCAAGCTGAACTACACGGTCGGCGACGCGACGATTTCGTACTACGACCAGTGGACGCGCCTGTCGGCCAGCTACCGGCCCGCGCCCGGCGTGACGATCAGCAACCAGCTCTACTACCTGACATCGAACCGTCACTGGCGTAACGCCGAGTCATATGTGCTCGACCCCGCGACGGGACGCGTCACGCGCGGCGACTATCTCGACATCGGCCATCATCAGCGGCAGATCGGCGACCGGCTGAGCGCGCGTTTCGACGGGATGCTGTTCGGTCGCGCGAACCGTTTCGTCGTCGGCACGGAATTCAGCCAGATCACGTTCAGCGGTACCAACAATTCGCCGTACGGCGGCGAAACGACGGTGCCCGCGCACGGCTTCGATCCTGGTGTGTTCACGAGCCCCGATCCGACCGTGCCGCAATTCAGCACGCGCGCACGGCAGGCGGCGGTATTCGCGGAGAACCGGCTCGAGGTGCTGCCGCGGCTCGCGTGGGTGAGTGGCCTGCGCTACGACCATATCGCGTTCAGTCGCGAGCAGGCGGAGACCGGCGCGGGCTTCGACAAGCGGTTCGCGAACGTCGGCTGGCGCACCGGTGTCGTGTTCGACATCGCGCCGACGTTCACCGCCTATGCGCAGTACACGACGGGCGCGGAGGGCGTCGGCTCGCTCGTGACGCTGTCCGCGTCGCAGATGAACGTCCGGCTCGCGACCGGCGAACAGTGGGAAGCCGGGCTCAAGCAGACGCTGCTCGACGGGCGCGCGTACTGGACGTTCGCGGTGTACGACATCACGAAGCGCAACCTGCTCAGCACCGATCCGTTCAATCCGGCGCTGCGCCAGCAGGTCGGCCGGCAGTCGTCGCGCGGCGTCGAGCTGACCGGCGGCGCGCGGCTGCCGCACGGCTGGACGATCGAGGCGAACGTCGCGTTGCTGCGTGCGCGCTACGACGCATTCAACCAGACGGTCGGCGGCGCGACGGTGTCGCGGGCCGGCAACGTGCCGTCGAGCGTGCCGCAGCAGACCGCGAACCTGTGGCTCGGCTGGGCATTCGCCGAGCGCTGGCACGTGAATGCGGGCGTGCGTTACGTCGGCGCGACCTACGGCGACGATGCGAATCGCGTGCAGGTGCCGTCGTATACGGTGTTCGATGCGTCGCTGCGCTGGCAGCCGACGTCGCGCACCGAGCTCGCGCTGTATCTGCGCAATCTCGCGAACCGCACGTACGCGGTGACGACGTCGAACGGCGGCGAGCAATGGCTGCTCGGCCCGTCGCGCTCGGCGGAGCTCGTCGCGACGATGCGCTTCTAG
- a CDS encoding ABC transporter ATP-binding protein has protein sequence MRPVKHMLDIERVSWSPGGAVDVLDSVTLTVAEGEFVGLVGPNGSGKTSLLRCVFRYAQPDAGRVALDARDVWRMRPRAVAQRIAVLQQEAPDDFGLTVDELVGMGRTPHKRAFDAESADDRRIVESALHDVGLVERRAQRFASLSGGEKQRALLARALAQQPELLLLDEPTNHLDLRHQLELLARVRRLGIATLATIHDLNLAAAYCDRLHVLAHGRVVASGAPDDVLTEALLRDVFGVAALVDRHPATGRPRITPLHPE, from the coding sequence ATGCGTCCCGTCAAACACATGCTCGACATCGAACGCGTGAGCTGGTCTCCCGGCGGCGCGGTCGACGTGCTCGATTCGGTGACGCTGACGGTGGCCGAAGGCGAGTTCGTCGGGCTGGTCGGCCCGAACGGCAGCGGCAAGACGAGCCTGCTGCGCTGCGTGTTCCGCTACGCGCAGCCCGACGCGGGCCGCGTCGCGCTCGACGCGCGGGACGTGTGGCGCATGCGGCCGCGCGCAGTCGCACAGCGCATCGCGGTGCTGCAGCAGGAAGCGCCCGACGATTTCGGGTTGACGGTCGACGAGCTGGTCGGCATGGGCCGCACGCCGCACAAGCGGGCGTTCGATGCGGAGTCGGCCGACGACCGCCGGATCGTCGAATCCGCGCTGCACGATGTGGGCCTCGTCGAGCGTCGCGCGCAGCGTTTTGCGTCGCTGTCGGGCGGCGAGAAGCAGCGCGCGCTGCTGGCCCGCGCACTCGCGCAGCAACCCGAGCTGCTGTTGCTCGACGAACCGACCAACCATCTCGACCTGCGTCACCAGCTCGAACTGCTCGCGCGCGTGCGCCGCCTCGGCATCGCGACGCTCGCGACGATTCACGACCTCAATCTCGCGGCCGCGTATTGCGACCGGCTCCATGTGCTCGCGCACGGCCGCGTCGTCGCGTCCGGCGCGCCGGACGACGTGCTGACCGAAGCGCTGCTGCGCGACGTGTTCGGCGTCGCCGCACTCGTCGATCGCCATCCCGCCACGGGCCGCCCGCGCATCACGCCGCTTCATCCGGAATGA
- a CDS encoding ABC transporter substrate-binding protein, translating to MTTMPFPLLSFVARRLVAAAVLGGAAAHALAYPVTVRSCDRDVTFERAPTRAVSNDVNLTEMMLALGLKDRLVGYTGIGGWKTGTARVRDALRGVPELASQYPSLEVLAAARADFYLAGWNYGMHVGGPVTPATLAPFGIRTYELTESCSHVMKQSAASFDDVFRDLTNLGRIFGVDARAAQVVAGMRARLAAVSRAIGRPAPLRVFVYDSGTDKPMTAGGLAMPTALLAAAGARNVMDDLPRSWTQVSWESVVARDPQVIVIVDYSAVTAAQKQQFLASQPALARVAAIRDRRFVVIPYDAATPGPENVAAVETLARALYPAAFAGAAR from the coding sequence ATGACCACCATGCCGTTTCCTCTCCTGTCTTTCGTCGCCCGCCGGCTGGTCGCAGCTGCCGTGCTCGGCGGCGCGGCCGCGCACGCGCTCGCCTATCCCGTCACCGTGCGCAGTTGCGATCGCGACGTGACGTTCGAGCGCGCACCGACGCGCGCGGTGAGCAACGACGTGAACCTGACCGAGATGATGCTCGCGCTCGGCCTGAAGGACCGGCTCGTCGGCTATACGGGCATCGGCGGCTGGAAGACGGGCACCGCGCGCGTGCGCGACGCGTTGCGCGGCGTGCCCGAACTGGCGAGCCAGTATCCGTCGCTGGAAGTGCTGGCCGCCGCGCGCGCCGATTTCTATCTCGCGGGCTGGAACTACGGGATGCACGTCGGCGGGCCGGTGACACCGGCGACGCTCGCGCCGTTCGGCATCCGCACCTACGAACTGACCGAATCGTGTTCGCACGTGATGAAGCAGTCGGCCGCGTCGTTCGACGACGTGTTCCGCGACCTGACCAATCTCGGTCGCATCTTCGGTGTCGATGCGCGCGCCGCGCAGGTCGTCGCCGGGATGCGCGCGCGGCTCGCGGCGGTGTCGCGCGCGATCGGGCGCCCGGCGCCGCTGCGCGTGTTCGTGTACGACAGCGGCACCGACAAGCCGATGACCGCGGGCGGGCTCGCGATGCCGACCGCGTTGCTCGCGGCGGCGGGCGCGCGCAACGTGATGGACGACCTGCCGCGCAGCTGGACGCAGGTGAGCTGGGAAAGCGTGGTCGCGCGCGATCCGCAGGTGATCGTGATCGTCGACTATTCGGCGGTCACGGCCGCGCAGAAGCAGCAGTTCCTGGCGAGCCAGCCGGCGCTCGCGCGCGTGGCCGCGATTCGCGACCGGCGCTTCGTCGTGATTCCGTACGATGCCGCGACGCCCGGCCCGGAGAACGTCGCGGCGGTCGAGACGCTGGCCCGCGCGCTGTATCCGGCCGCATTCGCCGGAGCGGCACGATGA
- a CDS encoding FecCD family ABC transporter permease, translating to MSVRGQAARLDMRVVLPGLAVLLIVSIVVSAAFGPAPIAMPAAVRIVAAHVASAFGGADAFAAAPGDDSIVWLIRMPRALLAALVGATLATVGVALQAATANRLADPHLLGVSAGAMLGAIAVTVVAGAAFGPFTLSAAAFAGALAATACVVALAYRSGRLESDRLLLAGVSVSFMMAAFGNLLLYLGDQRAASSVLFWMLGGVGLARWDLLPVPAVCAVLAGGALHARRRELNALMSGDVAAASLGVPSARMRREVFVVASFATGAMVAVSGAIGFVGLVTPHLCRRVVGAEHGRLLPVAALAGAILLVWADVAARTLAAPEDLPIGIVTALFGSLFFVALLRRR from the coding sequence ATGAGCGTGCGCGGGCAGGCGGCGCGGCTCGACATGCGCGTGGTGCTGCCGGGGCTGGCCGTGCTGCTGATCGTGTCGATCGTCGTGTCGGCCGCGTTCGGTCCCGCGCCGATCGCGATGCCGGCCGCGGTGCGGATCGTCGCCGCGCACGTCGCGTCGGCGTTCGGCGGCGCCGATGCGTTTGCGGCGGCGCCGGGCGACGACAGCATCGTGTGGTTGATCCGGATGCCGCGTGCGCTGCTGGCCGCGCTCGTCGGCGCGACGCTGGCGACGGTCGGTGTCGCGTTGCAGGCGGCGACCGCGAACCGCCTGGCCGATCCGCACCTGCTCGGCGTGAGCGCGGGCGCAATGCTCGGCGCGATCGCGGTGACGGTGGTGGCCGGCGCGGCGTTCGGTCCGTTCACGCTGTCGGCCGCCGCGTTTGCAGGGGCGCTCGCGGCGACCGCGTGCGTGGTCGCGCTCGCTTACCGGAGCGGCCGGCTCGAATCGGACCGGCTGCTGCTCGCGGGTGTGTCGGTGTCGTTCATGATGGCCGCGTTCGGCAACCTGCTGCTGTATCTCGGCGACCAGCGCGCCGCGTCGTCGGTGCTGTTCTGGATGCTCGGCGGCGTCGGGCTCGCGCGCTGGGACCTGCTGCCGGTGCCGGCCGTATGCGCGGTGCTCGCCGGCGGCGCGCTCCATGCGCGCCGACGCGAACTGAATGCGCTGATGTCGGGCGACGTCGCCGCCGCGTCGCTCGGCGTGCCGAGCGCGCGGATGCGGCGCGAGGTGTTCGTCGTCGCGTCGTTCGCGACGGGCGCGATGGTCGCGGTGAGCGGCGCGATCGGCTTCGTCGGGCTCGTGACGCCGCATCTGTGCCGTCGCGTCGTCGGCGCGGAGCACGGCCGGCTGCTGCCGGTCGCCGCGCTGGCCGGCGCGATCCTGCTCGTGTGGGCCGATGTCGCCGCGCGCACGCTCGCGGCGCCGGAGGACCTGCCGATCGGCATCGTGACCGCGCTGTTCGGCAGCCTGTTCTTCGTCGCGCTGTTGCGCCGGCGCTGA